A stretch of the Rhodohalobacter mucosus genome encodes the following:
- a CDS encoding YXWGXW repeat-containing protein, with the protein MDGRWTMDDGRWTMDDGRWTMDDGRWTMDDGRWTMDDGRWTMDD; encoded by the coding sequence ATGGATGGACGATGGACGATGGACGATGGACGATGGACGATGGACGATGGACGATGGACGATGGACGATGGACGATGGACGATGGACGATGGACGATGGACGATGGACGATGGACGATGGACGATGGACGATTAA
- the acs gene encoding acetate--CoA ligase, which yields MWLNIKSFEEYREIYKQSEQDRLKFWEHEAGTFYWRKSWEKVHSGGFEKGDIKWFEGGKLNITENALDRHLNTIGNKTAFIFEPNHPDSFRRTITYRQLHEDVCRFANVLQEKGIEKGDRVCIYMAMTPELIISALACARIGAVHSIVFAGFSAQSLAERIQDCDAKMLITNDGLRRGDKHVPLKDISDEALESCPTVKNVIVCQRTNRDIDWKEGRDEWWHNLIRNASRNHKAVEMDAEDPLFILYTSGSTGKPKGVLHTCGGYMVYTSYTFRNVFQVQEEDVYWCTADAGWITGHSYIIYGPLFNGATGIIFEGTPTYPDPGRLWEVVEKYKVTHFYTAPTAIRALMSYDLKYVQKYDLSSLKVLGSVGEPINEEAWHWYDDHVGGGTCPIVDTWWQTETGGIMISPLAGVTPTKPGFATLPLPGIFPTLMDENGKEIEGNGVSGNLCIKHPWPGIARTVWGDHERYLKTYMSAYKGYYFTGDGCRRDPDGYYRITGRVDDVLNVSGHRLGTAEIENALDEHPNVVETAIVGYPHDIKGQGIYAFMICEKTPEDPKAFKKELHDLVTKIIGPIAKPDKIQITPGLPKTRSGKIMRRILRKVAADDLENVGDTSTLLDPSVVDDILKGEAY from the coding sequence ATGTGGCTGAATATCAAATCATTCGAAGAGTACCGCGAAATTTATAAACAGAGCGAGCAGGACAGGCTGAAATTCTGGGAGCATGAGGCCGGCACGTTTTATTGGCGAAAGAGCTGGGAAAAGGTGCATTCCGGAGGGTTTGAAAAGGGAGATATCAAGTGGTTTGAAGGCGGTAAGCTGAACATTACGGAAAATGCACTCGATCGTCATCTGAATACGATCGGCAATAAGACTGCCTTTATTTTCGAGCCAAATCACCCCGATAGTTTTCGCCGCACCATCACCTATCGTCAGCTTCATGAGGATGTATGCCGGTTTGCGAATGTGCTTCAGGAGAAAGGAATTGAAAAAGGTGACCGTGTCTGTATCTATATGGCCATGACGCCTGAGCTGATTATATCCGCGCTGGCCTGTGCCCGAATCGGTGCCGTTCATTCGATAGTATTTGCAGGGTTTTCAGCCCAATCGCTGGCTGAACGCATCCAGGACTGTGATGCCAAAATGCTGATTACCAACGACGGACTGCGCAGAGGCGACAAGCACGTGCCCCTGAAAGACATTTCCGATGAAGCCCTGGAAAGCTGCCCTACCGTCAAAAATGTAATTGTATGTCAGCGAACCAATCGTGACATCGACTGGAAGGAGGGCCGCGATGAGTGGTGGCACAATTTAATCAGGAATGCCTCCCGAAATCATAAGGCAGTGGAGATGGATGCTGAGGATCCGTTGTTCATTCTTTACACATCCGGCTCCACAGGCAAACCGAAGGGCGTACTGCATACATGCGGAGGCTATATGGTCTATACCAGCTACACATTCCGCAACGTATTCCAGGTTCAGGAGGAGGATGTGTACTGGTGTACGGCGGATGCGGGCTGGATTACAGGCCACTCCTACATTATCTACGGACCCCTTTTTAACGGGGCTACGGGCATCATTTTTGAAGGAACACCGACCTACCCCGATCCGGGCCGTCTTTGGGAAGTGGTTGAGAAGTACAAAGTGACTCATTTTTACACTGCCCCGACCGCTATACGCGCCCTGATGAGCTACGATTTAAAATATGTTCAAAAATACGACCTGAGCTCACTCAAAGTGCTTGGAAGCGTGGGTGAACCGATTAATGAAGAGGCGTGGCACTGGTACGATGATCACGTAGGCGGGGGAACGTGTCCCATTGTGGATACATGGTGGCAGACCGAAACGGGAGGTATCATGATATCTCCGCTCGCGGGCGTAACACCGACCAAGCCGGGATTCGCAACCCTCCCGCTGCCGGGCATTTTCCCGACTCTAATGGACGAAAACGGAAAAGAGATTGAAGGCAATGGCGTAAGCGGCAATCTTTGTATTAAGCATCCGTGGCCGGGTATCGCACGTACGGTTTGGGGTGATCACGAACGCTATCTGAAAACCTACATGAGTGCCTATAAAGGATATTACTTCACCGGGGACGGCTGCCGCCGTGACCCTGACGGGTACTACCGCATTACCGGACGCGTGGATGACGTGCTGAATGTGTCGGGACACAGGCTGGGAACCGCAGAGATTGAAAATGCACTGGATGAGCATCCGAATGTTGTGGAAACGGCCATTGTGGGATATCCGCACGATATTAAGGGTCAGGGCATCTATGCGTTCATGATTTGCGAAAAAACTCCGGAAGACCCTAAAGCGTTCAAGAAAGAGCTGCACGACCTTGTTACCAAAATTATCGGACCCATTGCAAAACCCGATAAAATCCAGATTACCCCGGGGCTGCCGAAAACTCGGTCAGGAAAAATTATGCGCCGCATCCTGAGAAAAGTTGCAGCGGATGATCTGGAGAATGTGGGTGATACGTCGACCCTGCTTGATCCCTCCGTGGTGGATGACATTTTGAAGGGAGAAGCGTATTGA
- a CDS encoding alanine dehydrogenase, whose protein sequence is MELNPFDTEQIGIKTLEKSLMKTRSARSIKIGLPKETSNDERRISLTPGGVSILAANGHEVIVEKNAGIDAHFSDSEYAEAGAEIAYSAEELFSKSEMIVKVAPPTKTELGWMQPGQILLSALHLGHTSHDFLKTLIDKGVCAIGYEYIKSEDSEFPIVRMMHEITGSMAVQIAAHYLENSSDGQGIMLGGISGIPPATVAILGAGITGEYAARTALGYGSQVFVMDNNLTLLRRLENALDRRIITATANHQYLSTALEFADVVIGAAMTEGERAPCWVTEPMVEAMKPGSVIVDTVIDQGGCVSTSVPTTHSNPVFRKHDVVHYCVPNIPSNVARTATYALNNVIVPYLVELGDTAGIEDCLWKNTALRNGAYIYKKHLTKKGLAEQFEMPFRNIEMLIASQI, encoded by the coding sequence ATGGAACTGAATCCATTTGATACAGAACAGATTGGCATCAAAACGCTTGAGAAGAGCCTGATGAAAACACGTTCTGCCCGTTCTATAAAAATTGGTTTGCCTAAGGAAACCTCGAATGATGAGCGCAGAATCTCGCTCACGCCCGGTGGTGTCTCCATTCTGGCAGCAAATGGCCATGAGGTGATTGTGGAAAAAAATGCGGGAATAGACGCCCACTTCTCCGATAGTGAGTATGCTGAAGCCGGTGCGGAAATCGCGTACAGTGCTGAAGAACTGTTCAGCAAATCGGAAATGATTGTAAAAGTGGCTCCCCCCACAAAAACCGAACTGGGATGGATGCAGCCCGGACAGATCCTGCTGTCAGCCCTTCATCTGGGGCATACTTCGCACGATTTTTTAAAAACGCTGATCGATAAAGGCGTATGCGCAATCGGGTATGAATATATCAAAAGTGAAGACAGTGAGTTTCCGATTGTACGGATGATGCATGAGATTACCGGTTCCATGGCTGTGCAGATTGCGGCCCACTACCTGGAAAACAGCAGCGATGGGCAGGGAATTATGCTGGGAGGGATTTCGGGGATACCACCGGCAACGGTTGCAATTCTTGGAGCGGGAATCACGGGCGAATATGCAGCCCGTACTGCACTTGGATACGGTTCCCAGGTATTTGTAATGGACAATAACCTCACGCTGCTGCGGCGGCTTGAAAATGCTCTCGACAGGCGGATCATCACAGCCACTGCCAACCATCAGTATCTCTCAACTGCTCTTGAATTTGCCGATGTGGTGATCGGTGCAGCGATGACCGAGGGCGAACGGGCTCCCTGCTGGGTAACCGAACCGATGGTGGAAGCGATGAAGCCGGGAAGCGTTATCGTGGATACGGTGATCGACCAGGGTGGATGCGTTTCAACCAGCGTGCCCACCACCCACTCCAACCCCGTGTTCAGAAAACACGATGTGGTTCACTACTGTGTGCCGAATATCCCAAGCAACGTAGCCCGTACCGCAACCTATGCACTCAATAACGTAATTGTGCCCTATCTGGTTGAACTGGGGGATACCGCCGGAATCGAAGATTGCCTGTGGAAAAATACCGCCCTGCGAAATGGAGCCTATATCTATAAAAAGCATCTGACCAAAAAAGGCCTGGCCGAACAGTTCGAAATGCCGTTCAGAAATATTGAAATGCTGATTGCCAGTCAGATCTGA
- the rsmA gene encoding 16S rRNA (adenine(1518)-N(6)/adenine(1519)-N(6))-dimethyltransferase RsmA codes for MTSRPKTKKSLGQHFLRDGNMIQKIVHAISADRTDRIVEIGPGDGALTGELLNAYSDVIAIEIDQRMAEHLRELYPRLELIEEDILKCDWSRFLNTEKPVHVIGNLPYYITSQILFAIFDHRENLTSALLMMQKEVAQRIVAEPHSKEYGILSVQSQLMSTPEILFDVPPSVFSPPPKVDSSVIRFIFDKGKLACSDKHLKTVVRMAFNQRRKKLSNALKRLNTDLPAKEFDFSLRAEALSPVMYEKLTARLEQLGTFDG; via the coding sequence ATGACATCGAGGCCCAAAACAAAAAAGAGCCTGGGGCAGCATTTTCTCAGAGACGGTAACATGATTCAAAAAATCGTGCATGCCATTTCTGCAGACCGCACCGACCGCATTGTTGAAATTGGCCCCGGCGACGGCGCCCTTACCGGAGAACTGCTGAATGCTTACAGTGATGTGATTGCCATTGAAATTGATCAGAGGATGGCGGAACACCTTCGTGAGCTCTATCCGCGGCTGGAGCTCATCGAGGAGGATATATTGAAGTGCGACTGGAGCAGGTTTCTGAATACCGAAAAACCTGTTCACGTGATCGGAAATTTGCCTTACTATATTACGAGTCAGATCCTTTTTGCCATTTTCGATCACCGCGAAAACCTCACGTCTGCACTGCTTATGATGCAGAAAGAGGTGGCTCAGCGTATCGTGGCCGAACCTCATTCAAAGGAGTACGGTATCCTGAGTGTACAGTCGCAGCTTATGAGTACTCCAGAAATTCTATTTGACGTGCCTCCTTCCGTCTTTTCGCCGCCCCCGAAAGTGGACAGCAGCGTGATACGATTTATCTTCGACAAGGGGAAACTGGCGTGCAGTGACAAGCACCTTAAAACGGTAGTGCGCATGGCTTTTAATCAGAGGCGAAAAAAACTGAGCAACGCACTGAAGCGGCTGAATACTGACCTTCCCGCCAAAGAGTTCGACTTTTCACTCCGGGCAGAAGCCCTGTCGCCGGTGATGTATGAAAAACTGACAGCACGGCTTGAACAACTTGGCACATTTGACGGGTAA
- the groES gene encoding co-chaperone GroES encodes MASIKPLSDRVLVRPVEAEEKTSSGIIIPDTAKEKPQRGTVVEAGPGKVENGTKIDMSVKKGDEILYGKYSGTEVTLDGEEYLIMRESDILGIVS; translated from the coding sequence ATGGCTAGCATTAAACCTTTAAGCGATCGTGTCCTGGTACGGCCGGTTGAAGCTGAAGAAAAAACAAGTTCAGGTATCATTATTCCTGATACAGCAAAAGAGAAACCACAGCGCGGTACTGTTGTTGAAGCAGGCCCCGGCAAAGTGGAAAACGGGACTAAAATTGATATGTCCGTTAAAAAAGGTGATGAAATCCTTTACGGTAAATACTCCGGAACTGAAGTTACTCTCGATGGCGAGGAGTATTTGATTATGAGAGAATCCGACATCCTCGGAATCGTATCATAA
- the groL gene encoding chaperonin GroEL (60 kDa chaperone family; promotes refolding of misfolded polypeptides especially under stressful conditions; forms two stacked rings of heptamers to form a barrel-shaped 14mer; ends can be capped by GroES; misfolded proteins enter the barrel where they are refolded when GroES binds) has product MSAKLVHYDADARDALKRGVDKLANAVKVTLGPRGRNVVIEKSFGAPTVTKDGVTVAKEIELSDKVENMGAQMVREVASKTSDNAGDGTTTATVLAQSIIQTGLKNVTAGANPMELKRGIDKAVTEVVKELKAQSEPVGDSLDSIRQVGTISANGDEEIGSRIAEAMEKVGKDGVITVEEAKGTETYLETVEGMQFDRGYLSPYFVTNSENMTAEMEEPYILIFDKKISNMKDLLPVLEKVIQTNRPLLIIAEDVEGEALATLVVNKLRGSLKIAAVKAPGFGDRRKAMLEDIAILTGGTVISEERGYKLENATLDFLGQADRVNIDKDNTTVVGGHGKNDDIKARINQIKSQIENTTSDYDREKLQERLAKLSGGVAVLYIGAASEVEMKEKKARVEDALHATRAAVEEGIVPGGGVALLRTLKAFDSLEAENGDQQVGFNIVKRALEAPLRAIANNAGVEGSIVVQKVLEGKGAYGYNARTEVYEDLIKAGVIDPTKVTRTALENAASVAGLMLTTEAVVVDKPSKDGDDDPAAGMPGGGMPGGMGGMGGMM; this is encoded by the coding sequence ATGTCAGCCAAATTAGTTCATTATGATGCGGATGCACGTGACGCACTGAAACGTGGTGTGGATAAGCTTGCTAACGCCGTTAAAGTAACATTGGGTCCTCGCGGACGAAATGTAGTTATTGAAAAATCGTTCGGCGCCCCTACCGTTACCAAAGATGGTGTAACCGTAGCGAAAGAGATCGAACTATCCGATAAAGTGGAAAATATGGGTGCACAGATGGTGCGCGAAGTGGCTTCCAAAACCAGCGACAACGCCGGTGACGGTACCACAACCGCTACTGTTCTTGCACAATCCATCATCCAGACCGGACTTAAAAACGTAACAGCCGGTGCCAATCCGATGGAATTGAAGCGCGGTATCGATAAAGCCGTAACCGAAGTTGTGAAAGAGCTGAAAGCTCAAAGCGAACCGGTAGGCGACAGCCTTGACAGTATCCGTCAGGTTGGAACCATTTCTGCAAACGGTGACGAAGAGATTGGAAGCCGAATTGCGGAAGCCATGGAAAAAGTCGGAAAAGACGGTGTAATTACCGTTGAAGAAGCCAAAGGTACAGAAACCTACCTGGAAACTGTGGAAGGAATGCAGTTCGATCGCGGCTATCTCTCTCCTTACTTTGTGACCAACAGCGAGAACATGACCGCTGAAATGGAAGAGCCGTATATCCTGATCTTCGACAAGAAGATTTCAAACATGAAGGATCTGCTTCCTGTGCTCGAGAAAGTAATCCAAACCAACAGACCTCTGCTGATCATCGCAGAAGACGTTGAAGGCGAAGCTCTTGCCACACTCGTGGTGAACAAGCTGAGAGGATCGCTCAAAATTGCTGCGGTGAAGGCTCCCGGCTTTGGCGACAGAAGAAAAGCCATGCTTGAGGACATCGCCATTCTTACCGGCGGTACCGTAATCAGCGAAGAGCGAGGCTACAAGCTGGAAAATGCAACGCTTGACTTTCTCGGACAAGCCGACCGTGTAAACATTGACAAAGACAACACAACCGTTGTTGGCGGTCATGGCAAGAATGATGACATTAAAGCACGTATCAACCAGATCAAATCTCAAATCGAGAATACCACCTCTGACTATGATCGTGAGAAACTCCAGGAGCGACTGGCCAAACTGAGCGGCGGTGTTGCCGTACTCTATATTGGTGCTGCTTCTGAAGTGGAGATGAAAGAGAAGAAAGCACGCGTTGAAGATGCCCTTCACGCTACACGTGCTGCCGTTGAAGAGGGTATTGTGCCCGGCGGTGGTGTTGCGCTTCTCCGTACACTGAAGGCTTTCGACTCGCTCGAGGCTGAAAACGGTGACCAACAGGTTGGATTCAACATCGTGAAGCGTGCGCTTGAAGCTCCGCTGAGAGCGATTGCAAATAACGCAGGTGTTGAAGGATCCATCGTGGTTCAGAAAGTGCTCGAAGGAAAAGGCGCTTACGGATACAATGCACGAACTGAAGTGTATGAAGACCTGATTAAAGCAGGTGTTATCGATCCGACCAAAGTAACCCGAACCGCTCTTGAAAACGCTGCCTCCGTTGCCGGCCTGATGCTGACAACTGAAGCCGTTGTGGTCGACAAGCCATCCAAGGATGGTGACGATGACCCTGCAGCCGGAATGCCGGGTGGCGGAATGCCGGGCGGAATGGGAGGCATGGGCGGCATGATGTAA
- a CDS encoding four helix bundle protein: protein MKNSKFDLEDRLIDFGVHMIKLSESIDKRREASRHLSSQLVRSGTSPGIHYGEAQAAESRKDFIHKMKLILKELRETRGNLKMSAKANLCLNPESTSEGIEECSELIAIFVKSIQTAERNGRKTETEKQNNRSTEKPKK from the coding sequence ATGAAGAATAGCAAGTTTGATCTGGAGGATCGATTGATCGATTTCGGAGTGCATATGATTAAACTGTCAGAGTCAATTGACAAGCGGAGAGAAGCAAGCCGTCATCTGTCGAGCCAATTGGTTCGATCAGGCACATCACCTGGTATTCACTACGGCGAAGCTCAGGCTGCTGAGTCAAGAAAGGATTTCATCCACAAAATGAAGCTCATACTCAAAGAACTCAGGGAAACGAGGGGTAATTTAAAAATGTCTGCAAAAGCCAATCTATGTCTTAATCCAGAAAGTACAAGTGAAGGAATTGAAGAATGCAGTGAGTTAATCGCAATTTTTGTCAAAAGCATTCAAACTGCAGAGCGGAATGGACGAAAGACAGAAACAGAAAAACAGAACAACCGATCAACCGAGAAACCGAAAAAGTAG
- the kbl gene encoding glycine C-acetyltransferase, with product MYSKLKEDLRAELDQIKEDGLYKEERIITTPQGAVIKTTKGHEVINFCANNYLGLSSHPKVIEASKKTIDQYGYGMSSVRFICGTQTIHKELEAKIAEFLGTEDAILYAAAFDANGGVFEPLLGAEDAIISDRLNHASIIDGVRLCKAQRYVYKHNDMNDLEEQLKQASDARTRVIATDGVFSMDGTIAQLDKICDLADKYDALVMSDECHSTGFVGKTGRGVHEYHDVMGRVDIITGTLGKALGGASGGFTAAHKEIVDMLRQRSRPYLFSNTLAPSITGASIEVLNLLSETTELRDKLEENTLYFRKAMNDAGFDIKPGEHPIVPVMLYDAKISQDFAAKLLDRGIYVIGFYYPVVPKGEARIRVQVSAVHEKEHLDKAIEAFTEVGKELGVLS from the coding sequence ATGTATTCGAAGCTGAAAGAGGACCTGCGCGCTGAACTGGACCAGATCAAAGAAGACGGTCTTTACAAGGAGGAGCGCATTATCACCACTCCGCAGGGAGCCGTGATTAAAACCACTAAGGGACATGAAGTGATCAACTTCTGTGCCAACAACTACCTGGGGCTCTCTTCCCATCCGAAGGTGATTGAGGCTTCCAAAAAAACCATTGATCAGTACGGCTACGGAATGTCGTCCGTGCGGTTTATCTGCGGAACGCAAACGATTCACAAAGAGCTGGAAGCAAAAATAGCCGAATTTCTGGGCACTGAAGACGCCATCCTCTATGCAGCCGCTTTTGATGCAAACGGAGGGGTATTCGAGCCGCTGCTGGGGGCTGAAGATGCCATTATCTCCGACCGGCTCAACCACGCCTCCATCATCGACGGTGTTAGGCTCTGCAAAGCGCAGCGATACGTGTACAAACACAATGATATGAACGATCTGGAGGAACAGCTCAAGCAGGCATCGGATGCGCGAACCCGCGTCATCGCCACCGACGGTGTTTTCTCCATGGACGGCACCATTGCACAGCTCGACAAGATTTGTGACCTGGCCGACAAGTATGACGCACTGGTGATGAGCGATGAGTGTCATTCAACCGGTTTCGTGGGGAAAACGGGGCGCGGCGTGCATGAATATCATGATGTAATGGGTCGCGTTGACATCATAACCGGAACCCTGGGCAAGGCTCTTGGAGGCGCCTCCGGCGGATTCACCGCTGCCCATAAGGAGATTGTGGATATGCTGCGCCAGCGTTCACGGCCCTACCTCTTTTCAAACACCCTCGCCCCATCGATCACCGGGGCATCCATTGAAGTGCTGAACCTGCTGAGCGAAACTACCGAACTCCGCGACAAGCTTGAAGAGAATACCCTTTATTTCCGCAAGGCAATGAACGATGCGGGCTTTGACATCAAACCCGGAGAGCACCCGATTGTGCCGGTGATGCTTTACGATGCGAAAATTTCCCAGGACTTTGCAGCCAAACTGCTCGACCGCGGAATTTATGTGATCGGGTTTTACTATCCGGTTGTTCCGAAGGGTGAGGCGCGTATCCGTGTTCAGGTTTCTGCGGTGCACGAGAAAGAACATCTTGATAAAGCCATTGAAGCGTTTACGGAGGTGGGCAAGGAGCTGGGAGTCTTAAGCTAG
- a CDS encoding endonuclease domain-containing protein, whose product MLNPKKTKNQSKYLRNNMTRWEIRLWEDLKCKKMFGFKVRRQHGIENFILDFYCPKLKLAIEIDGDVHSFPDKMKADILKEKALKEFEIHLVRLSNTDIDEDYESVVTHLEDVFKDRALSMKIDYELKPD is encoded by the coding sequence ATGTTGAATCCAAAAAAAACAAAAAATCAAAGCAAGTACCTTCGAAATAATATGACCCGATGGGAAATCAGGTTATGGGAAGATTTGAAGTGCAAAAAGATGTTTGGTTTTAAAGTTCGACGACAGCATGGAATCGAGAATTTTATTCTAGATTTTTATTGTCCCAAACTCAAATTGGCAATTGAAATCGATGGTGACGTGCATAGTTTTCCCGATAAAATGAAAGCAGATATTTTAAAGGAGAAGGCATTGAAAGAATTTGAAATTCATTTAGTTCGCCTATCCAATACTGACATTGATGAGGACTATGAGAGCGTGGTCACCCATCTTGAGGATGTTTTTAAAGATCGGGCTCTTTCAATGAAGATCGATTATGAATTAAAACCTGACTGA
- a CDS encoding NAD-dependent epimerase/dehydratase family protein, with protein sequence MAKILITGACGQLGSELTAELRRKHGAENVVASDIREPNPQLGEGPFENLDVMDKAALESVIDRHQVNVIYHLAALLSANAEKNLDLAWKLNMDGLLNVLKLARDKNVERVFWPSSIAVFGPDARKEGTPQNSPTNPATVYGITKVAGEQWCSYFYNKFGVDVRSLRYPGLIGYKSLPGGGTTDYAVDIYHKALAGEPFSCFLERDSALPMMYMSDAVKATIDLMEAPEEHIHVRTSYNVAAISFTPADIAESIKKVLPHFEIRYEPDYRQQIAASWPDSIDDSAARSDWGWSHRFSLDAMTKDILANLPSVIENA encoded by the coding sequence ATGGCAAAAATACTGATCACCGGCGCCTGCGGGCAGCTGGGGAGTGAACTGACGGCAGAACTCCGGCGAAAGCATGGTGCAGAAAATGTGGTGGCCTCCGACATTCGTGAACCGAACCCGCAGCTTGGGGAGGGTCCGTTTGAGAATCTGGATGTGATGGATAAAGCAGCGCTGGAAAGCGTGATCGACCGTCACCAGGTCAATGTAATCTATCACCTGGCCGCGCTTCTTTCTGCCAATGCAGAGAAAAATCTGGACCTCGCCTGGAAACTGAACATGGATGGCCTGCTAAATGTGCTGAAGCTGGCCCGCGACAAGAACGTGGAACGCGTATTCTGGCCCAGCTCCATCGCTGTATTCGGTCCGGACGCCCGGAAAGAGGGCACTCCGCAAAACAGCCCCACCAATCCGGCAACCGTTTACGGTATCACCAAAGTGGCAGGTGAACAGTGGTGCTCCTACTTTTACAACAAATTCGGCGTGGACGTGCGCAGTCTCCGCTATCCGGGCCTTATCGGATATAAGTCTCTTCCGGGAGGCGGAACCACCGATTACGCAGTGGATATCTACCACAAAGCGCTGGCGGGCGAGCCTTTCTCCTGTTTTCTGGAGCGCGACAGCGCACTGCCGATGATGTATATGTCAGACGCCGTAAAAGCCACCATCGATCTGATGGAGGCTCCGGAAGAGCACATACACGTACGAACCAGCTACAATGTAGCGGCCATCAGCTTTACGCCAGCCGATATTGCGGAATCCATCAAAAAAGTACTTCCCCATTTTGAAATCCGGTATGAGCCCGACTACAGGCAGCAGATTGCGGCCTCCTGGCCCGACAGCATTGACGACTCGGCAGCCCGCTCCGACTGGGGATGGTCGCATCGCTTCAGCCTGGACGCCATGACCAAAGACATCCTGGCCAATTTGCCCAGCGTGATTGAGAATGCATAA